GACTTCTATGCGTTCCAGCATCAGCTGAGCGAGCCCGAGCAGCGCGCGCTGTCCGGCATCCGGCACTTCCTCGACACCGAGGTGCGTCCCTTCGCGGACGACCACTGGGAGCGGGCGGAGAGCCCGCGGCACCTGGTCCCCCGGATCGCGGAGCTCGGGCTGTTCGGCAACGCCTTCCCGGAGACGGCGCAGTTCCCCAACAGCGCGGTGTTCCGGGGCTGGGTCGCCCTGGAGATCTCCCGCGCCGACCCCTCGACCGCCACCTTCATCGGCGTGCACAGCGGACTCGCCATGACCGCGATCGCGGTCGGCGGCTCCGCCGAGCAGAAGGCGGAGTGGCTGCCGCGTCTCGCCGCCGGCGAACTGGTCGCCGCCTTCGGGCTGACGGAGCCGGGGCACGGATCGGACACCGCCCGGGGGCTGGAGACGACGGCCGAGCGACGCCGGCGCGACGACGGCGAGGACGAGTGGGTGCTCAACGGCTCCAAGCGCTGGATCGGCAACGGCGCCTTCGCGGATCTCGTCGTGATCTGGGCCCGGGACGTCGCGGACGACCAGGTGAAGGGCTTCCTGGTGCGCACGCCCACCCCGGGGTTCCGCGCCAGCAAGATCGAGCGCAAGCAGTCCCTCCGGGCGGTGGAGAACGCCGACATCGAACTGTCCGGTGTCGTCGTGCCCGAACGCGAC
The sequence above is a segment of the Microbacterium caowuchunii genome. Coding sequences within it:
- a CDS encoding acyl-CoA dehydrogenase family protein, whose protein sequence is MTFTLPDTAATTGPAAPLLDADFYAFQHQLSEPEQRALSGIRHFLDTEVRPFADDHWERAESPRHLVPRIAELGLFGNAFPETAQFPNSAVFRGWVALEISRADPSTATFIGVHSGLAMTAIAVGGSAEQKAEWLPRLAAGELVAAFGLTEPGHGSDTARGLETTAERRRRDDGEDEWVLNGSKRWIGNGAFADLVVIWARDVADDQVKGFLVRTPTPGFRASKIERKQSLRAVENADIELSGVVVPERDRLQEIHSFRDVAIVLRLTRADVAWQGLGVAVGAYEAALAYAKSRVQFGKPIASFQLVQQKLANALANITACIALCMRVSQMQDEGIQADHHSAMAKAFVTARMRETVALCREIVGGNGIQLDHGVARYFADAEAVYTFEGTFDMNSLIVGRAITGIAAFV